The genomic segment CGCGCCGGACACGCGCCCGCGGTTCGGGCTCCTCAGCCTCGTGGTCCGGGAGCGCAGCAGCCGTCTGATCGGTCCCGTTTTGGGGAAGGTTGCGGCGCTCAACGCCTGGACCTGGGTTCCGGGCGCCGACGGGTCGGCAAACGTGCCCTATCTTACCGGGCTGTTCGTTCTCGCGTTCGCGCTGGCCACGATCCGCGGGGTGCTGGTGAACGCGCTCACGTACCTCGCGGCCGTTGTCACGCTCGAGGCGGTCACCCGGCTCCGCCGGGCGGTGTACTTCCACACATTCCGACTTGGCTCCCTCACCATGCAGACGATCGGCACCGCAGAAACCGCCGACCTGCTCACGCGCCGCGTCGAGGAAGTGGGCGACGCGATCCGCGCCCGGCTCACGGCCGCGTACCGCTACCCGCTGTCGGTGGTGCTCCTGATCGCCCTCATCCTCCTCGTGAACTTCTGGCTCGCGGTCAGCTTCCTGGCACTCGCGGGGCTGGTCTGGCTGATCGGCGGACAGGTCGCGGCGCACTTCCGGCGCGAGGCGCGGCTCGGCGAGCGGCAGGCGACGGCGGCCCTCAGCCTCCTCAAGGAGAGCATGAGCCTCTTCCGCCTGGTGAAGTGTTTCCAGATGGAGCGCTTCAACCAGACCCGCGTCGAGCGCCAGTTGAGCGAATCGGCGCGGGCGAACTGGCGGCGGCTGCGCGGCAGCGCGATGGCCGGCCCGCTCCTCGGTTCGGTCGCGCTGCTCACCGGGGTGGCGCTCCTGTACCTCGCGGCCCGCGGCGTACTGGCCGGCACCTTCACCGTCGCCGGACTGGCCGTTATGGCGGTCGCGCTGGTGTCGCTGGCCGCCCCGATCGCCGGCCTCTTCGACTACGCCGCGAAGCGCCGCCACGGCCGCCTGGCGGCCGACGCCATCTTCGAGTTCCTCGACCGGAGGGGGGAGACCACCGAAGCCGCCGACGCCGAGTTCCTGCCCGCGCTGACGACGCGCATGGAGTTCCGGCAGGTCACGCTCAAAGATCCGGTGTCCGGTGTACCCATTCTCGAGAACGTCACGTTCGCGGTTCCGGCAAACGCGAAGATCGCCATCGTCGGCCAGAACGCCGCCGAGAAGCACGCGCTCGTGTCCATGATCCCCCGGTTCCTCGACCCCACCTCGGGCGAAGTGCGCATCGAGGACAAGAACATCCGGTGGGTGACGCACGAGTCGCTCCGCGCGCAGGTCGCCCTGGTTTTGCAGGACGACCTCACGTTCTCCGACACGATCGCGAACAACATCGGCGTCGGCAGCCCCGAGTACAACCTCCCGCAGATCATCGAAGCGGCGAAACTGGCCCACGCGCACCAGTTCATCGAGAAACTGGCCTACGGCTACGAAACGCTGATCGGCGGCCCCGGCCAGTCGCTCACCCCCGGCGAGCGGTTCCGCATCGCGCTCGCCCGGGCGCTCCTCCGGGACCCGTCCATCCTGATCGTCGAAGAGCCGGTCGGGCCGATGGACGAGGACACGCTCGCCCTCGTCGACGACACGCTCGCCCGCGTCTCCGCCGGCCGGACGATCATCTTCCTCGCCCAGCGCCTCTCGACCCTCCGCCGCGTGGACCGCGTGTTCCTGCTCAAGAACGGCCACCTGGAAGCCGCCGGCTCACACAACGACCTGTGGCGGGACAACGACCAGTACCGCCGCTTGCAGATCATCGCCGACGCGAGCGCGACGCACACTCCCTTAAGAGACGACACCGAATGACGGACTTCGGACCGGAACTGGCCGCCGCACGCGAGGCCGCGGCGCGGGCCAGTACCCTGCTCCGCCGGGAGTACGAGGCGTTCGTGGCGATCCCCGACGCCCCCGTGACGATCAGCACCCACGCGGACAAAGCGTCTCAAGAGTTGATCCTGGCCTTCCTCCACGAGCGGTTCCCCGCCGACGCGCTGTGCGCGGAGGAGTCCACTCCGGCGTTCGACGCGGTCCCGAAAACGGGGCGGCGCACCTGGGTCGTCGATCCGATCGACGGCACCCGGGGCTTCGCGAAGAAGGTCGGCCAGTTCTCGGTGATGATCGGGCTCCTCGTGGGCGGCCAGCCGGTGGTGGGTGTGGTCGCCGAACCGGCGCAGCACCGCACCACCTTCGCGTCCATAGGTGGCGGGTGCTGGGCACACGTTGGGGCCGCGGAGCCGGCCCGTTGCCGCGTGTCCGAGCGCGGCTCCGCGGAGCTGGTTCTGGTGCAGAGCTGGGCGAAAACCGGGATGTCGCCGAAACCGGTGCAAGCGCTCGCCCCGGCCCGTGTGATCGAAACGTATTCCGGCGGGGTGAAACTCGCACTCGTGGCGCGCGGCGAAGCGGACGCGTACGCCAACACCTACGAGGCGTTCGCCGACTGGGACATTTGCGCCGGGCACCTGCTCGTAACCGAGGCCGGGGGTCAGGTCACCGACCTCGCCGGAAACCCGGTCGTGTACCAGAACGAGAATTTCAAGCAGACGCGCGGCCTGCTGGCAACGAACGGCGTGATTCACACGGAAGCGGTGATGAGACTGGCATCGTTTTGAGTCACAAGTCGTAAAGTCGTAGGTCGGAAAGTCGAAGATCTGAAGAGGTGGGGTCTTCGACTTTACGACTTGTGACTCTCAGTTATGGCCTCACGTCCAGGCACATCACGTTCTGCTCGTCCCGGAGGTAGAGTCGGCCGTCCACGAGGGTCGGCGTGGCCCAGTTGTTGTTCCCGCTCAGTACCTTCGGCACCTTGGCGAGCAGGTTGAACTCCTTCGGGTTCGCCTCGACGAGCCACACTTCGCCCCGCTTGGCGATCTGGAGGATCAGGTAATCGCCCGCGAGGAGCACGCTCGCTTGATCGGTCTCGCGGCCGTTCCAGTCGGGCACCTCTTTACCGGTAATGAAGTCCACGCACTTCAGCCCGCCGCTCCCCTGGCTCCCGTCGATGCCGAACAGGTGCTTGTCCTTGTACACGCTCGTCGCGTGGTGGTTCTGGAAGGCGCGCCCGCGGCGCTCGTACACCTTGACCAGCTCCACCGAATCGCCGGTCCGTTCCGCCCGCAGGAGCGCGCACCCGGAGTTGTAAGCCGACGAGATGAACACATAATCGTCCACGACGACCGGAGTGGCGATGTTGCCGCGGAACTGCGTGGCCCACGGAAACCGGCTCGTGATCTTGCCGTCTGTGGGCCGGACGGCGAGGAGCGCATCGCCCGTGAACGCGAACACCGTTTCCTGGCCCCCGATGGACGCGGCGACCGGCGAACTGTAACCCGGTCCGTTGGACCCCGACCGCCATTTCAGCTCACCAGAGGTTTTGTCGAACGCGACCACGGCCGCGTCCTTCCCGCCCGGCATCACGATCACGAGGTCACCGAGTACCAGCGGCGAACACGCCACCCCCCATTCGGGCATCGGGGCGTCGAACTCCGATACCAGATCGTGTTGCCACTTGAACTTCCCCGTGCCGTCGGCGGTGTCAAGCCCAAGCAACTTGCCGGCCCCGCCCACCGTGAAAACCGTGGTGCCGACGACCGTGGGCGTGGCCCGCGGGCCGATCGCATAGGGCTGTCCCGTCGTCGTGCCGATCGCACCGACGTCGTAGGCGTACTCCCACACCGGCTTCCCGGTCTCCGTATCCAGGCAGACGACGCGCTCCTTGTCGCCCTGCTTGTCCTGCACGTACAGTTTCCCGCCGACAACGGAACACGACCCGTAGCCGCCGCCAATGGGCACGCGCCACAGTTCTTTGGGCGGGTTCTTCGCCCAATCGGTCCGGAACGAGCCGGCCGGCGCCACGCCCTTACGCGCCGCTCCGCGCCACTGGGGCGAACCATTGGTCGCGTCCGGCGGCGCGTCGTTGGGGAGCGTGGCCTTCGCGGCGCGGTCGAGTTCGGCCGGGTTCTCGGAATCGCGGGCGAACCACCCTTGGACCCACGGCGACCGCCACGCGATATATCCGCCGGTGCCGAAAATGGCAATGACGGCGATGAGAACGAGTGTGCGGACTCTCATGCCGGTCCCTCCGGAAGTCGCAGGATCGGAATTCGCGGGCGGCCTGCTGAACGAGCAGGTGATCGGGTTCAGCTCCGGGCAACGGCCTGGAGGCTCTCACCCGCCGCCGCGATCGTCTCGGCGATGTGAGCGTCTGTCATCGCGCCGCAGGTGAACGCGGCCTCGTACTGGCTGCACGGCAGGTACACGCCGCGGTCCATCATCTCCCAGAAGAACCGACCGAAGCGCGCCGTATCGCTGGTTTTCGCGGTGTCGAGGTCCGTCACGGGCGTGGGCGTGAAGAACAGCGTCCACATGCTGCCGACGCGGTTGAACTGTACCGGCACGCCCGCCGCCCGCGCGGCCGCGAGCAGCCCGCTGCCGATGCGCTCGCTCTGTTGTTCGAGGCGTGCGTACGGCGGATTCGTTTTCAGTTCGTGAAGGGTCGCGATCCCGGCGGCCATCGCGACCGGGTTGCCGGAGAGCGTGCCGGCCTGGAACACCGGCCCCGCGGGCATGATCTTCCGCATGACGTCGGCGCGCCCGCCGTAGGCACCAACCGGATACCCGCCGCCGATGATCTTGCCGAAGCAGGTGACGTCCGGCGTGTCGCCGAGGAGCCCCTGCGCCCCGCCGTACCCCAGCCGGAAGCCGGTCATCACTTCGTCGTAAATGAGCAGCGCGCCGTGCTTCTGTGTGAGCGCACGCAGCGTCCGGCGGAACTCATCGGAGGGGGGCACGAGACCCATGTTCCCGACGACCGGTTCCAGGATCACGCCCGCGACGGCGTCCCGCTTCGCGGCGAACAGGTCCGCGAGCGCGGCCGTGTCGTTGTAGCGCAGAACGACAGTGTCTTGCGTGCAACCACCGGGAACGCCCGGACTGTTCGGGACGCCGTGTGTCAGCGCGCTGGACCCGGCCGAAACGAGGAGCGAATCGACGTGCCCGTGGTAGCAGCCGGCGAACTTGACGATCAGGTCGCGGCCCGTGAACCCGCGGGCGAGGCGGATCGCGCTCATCGTCGCTTCGGTGCCGCTGGACACGAACCGCACCATCTCGACCGACGGCACGGCTTCGACCACCCGCTCCGCGAGTTGCGTTTCGGGTTCACACGGGGCGCCGTAGCTGGAGCCGTTTCGGACGGCCGCGAAAACGGCTTCGACCACGGCCGGGTGACAGTGGCCGAGGATCATCGGCCCCCACGACCCGATGAAGTCGAGGTAGCGGCGGCCGTCCGCGTCGTAAAGGAACGGCCCTTCGGCGCGGGCGATGAACAGCGGGCTACCGCCGACCCCGCCGAACGCGCGGGCCGGACTGTTCACGCCGCCGGGGATAACCCGTTTGGCCCGTTCGAATGCCGCGGCGCTCTTCGGTCGGTCGGGAGTGGTCTTCGACATGCTGGCGGGTTCTCGCAGTGATATTGGCGGGTGGGACACGGCTCAGCGGTGGAACGCGGTCTTCTGGAGCCGGCCCTTTTGGGGCGGGTGCTTGAGTATCGGATCACATCGGGAGAACGCCGGGGCACACCTCGGGTCGTGCCGCTCCGGGGTCACAGACCCCGGCTACAGAAATCCGAGACATTCACGCGGCGAAACAGTCTCGGCCTACGACTTGCGCCTGGGAACCGAAGCCGCGATCTCTTCGGCGCGCTTGACCTCGACTTGCACGCCCGGGAGGGGGTCGTCGTCGTACAGCTCGATCACGTCGCGACAGCGGTTGCGCACGTCGCGCCGCTCGGCCCCGCGGTCCGGATCCCCCTTCACCTCGTCGGCCTTTTTCTTCACGTCGTCCAACCACCTGTCGAGCCGCTGGAGCCGAGCGTCGACGGGGTCGGCTGCGACCTTCGTCAGCGAGCGCCTGATCTGATTGCCGATCAAATACCAGGCTCGTTTGTCGGAGTCGCGCTCGGTCAGGCCGACGAGCGCTTCACACACGCTCCTGGCCTTGTCGTCGTCGCCGAACGTCTTCAACCGGA from the Frigoriglobus tundricola genome contains:
- a CDS encoding ABC transporter ATP-binding protein; amino-acid sequence: MDTNALDRFYADFVKSPTARWGAVLSSVGASITYLLLLLLLYLFVDLLVWRGEIPTYAQLTTARKREFADEWAKRSEDDRVQAVSRLGWPDARARRLASANDEELKKLARNETEERLFADEWEGRWHAGVYLALRDRVNTSAAEAFLPVVTARWDKDTEARPQDADPADATAPDTRPRFGLLSLVVRERSSRLIGPVLGKVAALNAWTWVPGADGSANVPYLTGLFVLAFALATIRGVLVNALTYLAAVVTLEAVTRLRRAVYFHTFRLGSLTMQTIGTAETADLLTRRVEEVGDAIRARLTAAYRYPLSVVLLIALILLVNFWLAVSFLALAGLVWLIGGQVAAHFRREARLGERQATAALSLLKESMSLFRLVKCFQMERFNQTRVERQLSESARANWRRLRGSAMAGPLLGSVALLTGVALLYLAARGVLAGTFTVAGLAVMAVALVSLAAPIAGLFDYAAKRRHGRLAADAIFEFLDRRGETTEAADAEFLPALTTRMEFRQVTLKDPVSGVPILENVTFAVPANAKIAIVGQNAAEKHALVSMIPRFLDPTSGEVRIEDKNIRWVTHESLRAQVALVLQDDLTFSDTIANNIGVGSPEYNLPQIIEAAKLAHAHQFIEKLAYGYETLIGGPGQSLTPGERFRIALARALLRDPSILIVEEPVGPMDEDTLALVDDTLARVSAGRTIIFLAQRLSTLRRVDRVFLLKNGHLEAAGSHNDLWRDNDQYRRLQIIADASATHTPLRDDTE
- a CDS encoding 3'(2'),5'-bisphosphate nucleotidase CysQ family protein; protein product: MTDFGPELAAAREAAARASTLLRREYEAFVAIPDAPVTISTHADKASQELILAFLHERFPADALCAEESTPAFDAVPKTGRRTWVVDPIDGTRGFAKKVGQFSVMIGLLVGGQPVVGVVAEPAQHRTTFASIGGGCWAHVGAAEPARCRVSERGSAELVLVQSWAKTGMSPKPVQALAPARVIETYSGGVKLALVARGEADAYANTYEAFADWDICAGHLLVTEAGGQVTDLAGNPVVYQNENFKQTRGLLATNGVIHTEAVMRLASF
- a CDS encoding outer membrane protein assembly factor BamB family protein; translation: MRVRTLVLIAVIAIFGTGGYIAWRSPWVQGWFARDSENPAELDRAAKATLPNDAPPDATNGSPQWRGAARKGVAPAGSFRTDWAKNPPKELWRVPIGGGYGSCSVVGGKLYVQDKQGDKERVVCLDTETGKPVWEYAYDVGAIGTTTGQPYAIGPRATPTVVGTTVFTVGGAGKLLGLDTADGTGKFKWQHDLVSEFDAPMPEWGVACSPLVLGDLVIVMPGGKDAAVVAFDKTSGELKWRSGSNGPGYSSPVAASIGGQETVFAFTGDALLAVRPTDGKITSRFPWATQFRGNIATPVVVDDYVFISSAYNSGCALLRAERTGDSVELVKVYERRGRAFQNHHATSVYKDKHLFGIDGSQGSGGLKCVDFITGKEVPDWNGRETDQASVLLAGDYLILQIAKRGEVWLVEANPKEFNLLAKVPKVLSGNNNWATPTLVDGRLYLRDEQNVMCLDVRP
- the hemL gene encoding glutamate-1-semialdehyde 2,1-aminomutase, with the translated sequence MREPASMSKTTPDRPKSAAAFERAKRVIPGGVNSPARAFGGVGGSPLFIARAEGPFLYDADGRRYLDFIGSWGPMILGHCHPAVVEAVFAAVRNGSSYGAPCEPETQLAERVVEAVPSVEMVRFVSSGTEATMSAIRLARGFTGRDLIVKFAGCYHGHVDSLLVSAGSSALTHGVPNSPGVPGGCTQDTVVLRYNDTAALADLFAAKRDAVAGVILEPVVGNMGLVPPSDEFRRTLRALTQKHGALLIYDEVMTGFRLGYGGAQGLLGDTPDVTCFGKIIGGGYPVGAYGGRADVMRKIMPAGPVFQAGTLSGNPVAMAAGIATLHELKTNPPYARLEQQSERIGSGLLAAARAAGVPVQFNRVGSMWTLFFTPTPVTDLDTAKTSDTARFGRFFWEMMDRGVYLPCSQYEAAFTCGAMTDAHIAETIAAAGESLQAVARS